A region from the Roseofilum reptotaenium CS-1145 genome encodes:
- a CDS encoding cation:proton antiporter: protein MVEIFPWVFSHTPTSLTPLLATATEAEAPSATLVLAGVLLSLVTIYLASKIGSELCARLDLPPVLGELLGGVVIGVSVLKLLVFPEGGAGAEGSLIITLLEQTAGLTPEGANGVFLAQSEVISVLSELGVIFLLFQIGLESDLKQLIDAGVQSALVAVTGVVVPFLAGTLGLIYLFHVPSIPAIFAGAALTATSIGITAKVLAEIKRLNDKEGQIIIGAAVLDDILGIIILAIVASLAEKGEVEVSSIIYLVLSAAAFLIGSIILGRLVMPYFMGLINKLTTPGTLLIGGLIIAFIFAYIGAVIQLEAILGAFTAGLILGETEKHRELEELVEPIGFMLVPIFFVTVGAKTDLSVLNPAVPSNREGLIIASFLVVVAIVGKVVSGFTLFGGEPVNRIAVGVGMIPRGEVGLVFAGVGSASGVLPESLDAAIIVMVILTTFVAPPLLRVAFQQSEASEASSGEPSKEPAAIAESETTQ, encoded by the coding sequence ATGGTTGAAATATTCCCTTGGGTGTTTTCTCACACCCCAACCAGTCTCACCCCCTTGTTAGCGACAGCAACTGAAGCTGAAGCCCCCAGCGCTACCCTCGTCTTAGCTGGAGTTCTTCTGAGCCTTGTTACTATTTATCTAGCCAGTAAAATTGGTAGTGAGTTATGCGCCCGCCTGGACTTACCTCCCGTCCTTGGAGAACTCTTGGGAGGGGTCGTTATTGGGGTTTCTGTCCTCAAATTGTTGGTCTTTCCAGAAGGCGGGGCAGGTGCAGAGGGATCTCTAATTATTACCTTGCTGGAACAAACAGCCGGTTTGACCCCGGAAGGAGCTAACGGTGTTTTTCTCGCTCAAAGTGAAGTGATCTCCGTTTTATCAGAATTAGGGGTTATTTTTCTCCTGTTTCAAATCGGTTTAGAATCTGACTTAAAACAACTGATTGATGCCGGAGTCCAATCAGCATTAGTGGCAGTCACGGGAGTCGTTGTCCCATTTTTAGCGGGTACATTGGGACTGATTTATCTTTTCCATGTGCCGAGTATTCCTGCCATTTTTGCTGGTGCAGCTTTAACCGCCACCAGTATTGGAATTACGGCTAAAGTCTTGGCAGAAATCAAACGTCTGAATGACAAAGAAGGACAAATCATTATTGGTGCAGCCGTATTAGATGATATCCTCGGCATTATTATTCTAGCGATCGTCGCCTCTTTAGCGGAAAAAGGTGAAGTAGAAGTTTCCAGCATTATTTATCTGGTACTCAGTGCTGCCGCGTTCTTGATTGGTTCGATTATCTTGGGTCGCCTTGTCATGCCCTACTTTATGGGTTTGATCAATAAACTCACTACTCCGGGAACCCTATTAATCGGTGGATTAATTATCGCCTTTATTTTTGCCTATATCGGTGCAGTCATTCAACTCGAAGCCATTTTAGGAGCCTTTACAGCCGGTTTAATTCTAGGAGAGACGGAAAAACATCGAGAACTCGAAGAATTAGTCGAACCGATTGGATTTATGCTCGTTCCTATTTTCTTTGTCACCGTTGGAGCCAAAACCGATCTGTCTGTTCTTAACCCTGCGGTTCCCAGTAACCGCGAAGGTCTGATTATTGCCAGTTTTCTAGTGGTTGTGGCGATCGTTGGTAAAGTCGTCAGTGGCTTTACCCTATTCGGTGGTGAACCTGTAAATCGGATCGCCGTTGGTGTAGGTATGATTCCACGGGGAGAAGTGGGATTAGTCTTTGCTGGAGTTGGATCGGCCAGTGGTGTTCTACCCGAATCCTTGGATGCAGCTATTATTGTGATGGTCATCCTGACCACTTTTGTTGCCCCACCCTTATTGAGAGTTGCTTTTCAACAGTCAGAGGCCTCTGAAGCATCAAGTGGGGAACCGAGCAAAGAACCCGCAGCGATCGCCGAATCCGAAACGACCCAGTGA
- a CDS encoding carbon-nitrogen hydrolase family protein, whose product MKPYRAAAIQMTSVPDLEKNLAEAEDLIDLAKRQGAELIALPENFPFLGIEAEKIAQADSIARQTEKFLKTMAQRFQVTLLGGGFPIPVSSDKVHNTALLINANGEEVARYYKVHLFDVNVPDGNTYQESLTVEAGTEVSPIYKSEEFGYLGLSVCYDVRFPELYRSLSEQGAEVLFVPAAFTAYTGKDHWQVLLQARAIENTCYCIAPAQTGCHYARRKTHGHAMIIDPWGIILADAGEEPGVAIAEINPNRLQQVRQQMPSLSHRVF is encoded by the coding sequence ATGAAACCCTATCGAGCAGCCGCTATCCAGATGACCAGTGTCCCCGATCTGGAGAAAAACCTCGCTGAAGCGGAAGACCTCATTGATTTAGCCAAACGTCAAGGGGCAGAACTGATCGCCCTACCAGAAAACTTCCCCTTCTTGGGCATAGAAGCAGAAAAAATTGCCCAAGCGGACTCTATTGCTAGGCAAACTGAGAAATTTCTCAAAACAATGGCCCAACGCTTCCAAGTGACTCTCCTAGGGGGTGGATTTCCTATCCCAGTGAGCAGTGATAAAGTTCATAATACAGCTCTGCTGATTAATGCTAATGGAGAAGAAGTCGCCCGATATTATAAAGTCCACTTGTTTGATGTCAATGTGCCTGATGGAAATACCTACCAGGAATCCTTAACGGTGGAAGCAGGAACTGAAGTGTCTCCTATCTACAAGTCTGAGGAGTTCGGTTACTTAGGATTGTCCGTCTGTTATGATGTGCGCTTTCCAGAATTATATCGCTCTTTGTCTGAGCAAGGCGCTGAGGTTTTGTTTGTTCCGGCTGCTTTTACCGCTTATACCGGAAAAGACCATTGGCAAGTTTTATTGCAAGCCAGAGCGATTGAAAACACCTGTTATTGTATCGCACCAGCCCAAACCGGCTGCCATTATGCTCGCCGCAAAACCCACGGTCACGCTATGATTATTGACCCTTGGGGGATTATTCTCGCCGATGCTGGAGAAGAACCTGGAGTGGCGATCGCCGAAATCAATCCGAACCGTTTACAACAAGTGCGTCAACAGATGCCCAGTTTAAGCCATCGCGTATTCTAA
- a CDS encoding PrsW family glutamic-type intramembrane protease has protein sequence MSGTEPQGFLKLIRGLGRTQSNPRYPLWETEEMIIGRDPSCQIALDAHQYTIVSRKHAVIRYSQIDNHWEVCDLGSANGTYVNQSLLRGCHCLKNGDRIMLGLKGPVFEVELRSRNAVPTPTLVSNSSISQPAATQSVTLTQLFPIFSTGQELARKAYLIPASLTALVAVLLFFLRIPELFNLVLGAYLAAIAYTYIYQLCGKHKPWWLLLGSALWTLLLAIPLVQLLAPFFYQGLAGWATGDQLLPTLARQTLGTGLLEELIKALPIFLVLFWGKFRFVSTHQTWGVREPLDGILIGTASAVGFTLIETLGLYVPSQIQSIAAISGGDMGQLAGLQLLIPRILGSVSGHLAYSGYLGYFIGLSVLKPKQRWQILAIGYGSAALLHGLWNTTGTFVASQVSLFAGLICLAAIGVLSYAFLAAAILKARALSPTRSQNFATRIKE, from the coding sequence ATGAGTGGGACTGAGCCTCAAGGATTCTTAAAACTGATTCGGGGATTAGGAAGAACCCAGTCTAATCCCCGATATCCCCTATGGGAAACTGAAGAGATGATCATTGGGCGCGATCCCAGTTGCCAAATTGCCCTGGATGCCCACCAATATACGATCGTCTCCCGCAAACATGCGGTGATTCGGTATTCTCAAATAGACAACCATTGGGAAGTTTGCGATCTGGGCAGTGCTAACGGAACCTATGTTAACCAAAGTCTGTTAAGGGGATGTCACTGCTTAAAGAATGGCGATCGCATTATGCTCGGTCTTAAGGGGCCAGTATTTGAAGTTGAATTGCGCTCTCGAAACGCTGTCCCAACACCTACCTTAGTCTCTAATTCTAGTATTTCTCAACCCGCCGCTACTCAGTCAGTTACCCTCACCCAACTGTTTCCCATCTTCTCCACTGGACAAGAATTAGCCCGTAAAGCCTATCTCATCCCTGCAAGTTTAACCGCTCTAGTGGCGGTGTTACTCTTTTTCCTCAGGATTCCCGAACTGTTTAATCTGGTTTTAGGAGCCTATTTAGCAGCGATCGCTTATACTTATATTTATCAACTCTGCGGTAAACATAAACCCTGGTGGCTGCTCCTCGGATCGGCCCTCTGGACACTCCTACTGGCTATTCCTCTCGTGCAACTCCTTGCTCCCTTCTTCTACCAAGGCCTGGCAGGATGGGCAACTGGAGACCAATTGTTACCCACATTAGCCCGTCAAACCCTAGGGACAGGGCTGTTAGAAGAGTTGATCAAAGCTCTTCCCATCTTCCTCGTTCTCTTTTGGGGTAAATTCCGCTTTGTCTCTACTCACCAAACCTGGGGAGTACGAGAACCCCTGGATGGCATCTTAATTGGTACCGCTTCTGCCGTTGGTTTCACCTTAATTGAAACCCTAGGCTTGTATGTGCCCTCCCAAATTCAAAGTATTGCCGCCATTTCTGGAGGCGATATGGGACAACTTGCTGGACTACAATTATTAATTCCTCGCATTTTGGGATCGGTGTCTGGACATTTAGCCTATAGCGGCTATTTAGGCTATTTTATCGGCCTGAGTGTCCTGAAACCCAAGCAGCGATGGCAGATCCTAGCCATTGGCTATGGGAGTGCTGCCTTATTACATGGACTTTGGAATACGACGGGAACTTTTGTCGCCTCCCAAGTGTCTCTATTCGCTGGGTTGATCTGTTTAGCGGCCATTGGTGTACTATCTTATGCCTTTCTAGCTGCCGCTATTTTGAAAGCCCGTGCCCTTTCTCCCACGCGATCACAAAATTTTGCGACTCGAATTAAAGAGTAG
- the def gene encoding peptide deformylase: MSSSVLVEKKKLDHPPLNIHTLGDRVLRTNAKRISKVDESIRQLAKEMLQTMYSSDGIGLAAPQVAIGKQLVVIDCDPEEAANIPLILINPTIKSYGRELCTYQEGCLSVPGVYMDLQRPDVIQVSYKDEYGRPKTLQADGLLSRAIQHELDHLQGVMFVDRIENAIALNEELQKFGFSSQDVKPYS; encoded by the coding sequence ATGAGTTCTAGTGTTCTGGTAGAAAAGAAAAAACTCGATCACCCCCCACTGAATATCCATACCCTAGGCGATCGCGTCCTGCGGACGAATGCCAAGCGGATCTCGAAAGTGGATGAGAGCATTCGCCAACTGGCTAAAGAAATGTTACAAACCATGTATAGTTCGGATGGGATCGGCCTGGCAGCTCCCCAAGTAGCGATCGGCAAACAACTGGTGGTGATCGACTGCGATCCGGAAGAGGCAGCCAATATTCCCTTAATCTTAATCAATCCCACCATTAAATCCTACGGTCGCGAACTCTGTACCTATCAAGAAGGATGTCTGAGTGTTCCAGGGGTCTACATGGATCTCCAGCGACCGGATGTAATTCAAGTCAGCTATAAAGACGAATATGGCCGGCCCAAAACCCTCCAAGCTGACGGACTCCTCTCCCGTGCTATTCAGCATGAACTCGATCATCTCCAGGGAGTGATGTTTGTAGACCGCATCGAAAATGCGATCGCTCTCAATGAAGAACTGCAAAAATTTGGTTTTTCCAGTCAAGACGTTAAACCTTACTCCTAG
- a CDS encoding GntR family transcriptional regulator: MVKFQIQPESEIPASNQLFNQLRFAIASGQYPPGSQLPSTRALAMQTGLHRNTISKVYRQLEDTGLVEAQAGSGIYVRQQGKGLFTKYKSELLQTYPQAQSIVQNSVNQLIQEGCSLHEARELFLAEVDWRLRCSARVLVTAPTNDIGVGQLMMEELQAALHIPVQLVPLEELDDLLNHTRSATVVTSRYFFGDAENIAAPKSARVVPVEIYDYAPEVELVKGLPKGTYFGVVSLSHGILRAVEVIIHSLRGEDVLVMTAHRDDRYKLNAMVRTVQYVVSDVASYDAVKAALQEAREDIIRPPRLIQTQSYIDQSSINRLKRELGLD; this comes from the coding sequence ATGGTCAAATTTCAGATCCAGCCAGAGAGTGAAATTCCGGCTTCTAATCAGTTATTTAATCAATTACGATTTGCGATCGCCTCTGGTCAATACCCTCCTGGCTCTCAATTGCCGAGTACCCGTGCCTTAGCCATGCAAACCGGTTTGCATCGCAATACCATTAGCAAGGTCTATCGCCAATTAGAAGACACCGGGCTAGTTGAAGCCCAAGCTGGTTCGGGAATTTATGTGCGGCAGCAAGGGAAAGGACTGTTTACAAAGTATAAATCTGAACTGCTCCAAACCTATCCCCAAGCTCAATCCATTGTCCAAAATAGCGTCAATCAATTAATTCAAGAAGGCTGCTCTCTCCACGAAGCACGAGAATTATTTTTAGCAGAAGTTGATTGGCGTTTGCGTTGTAGTGCGCGGGTTTTAGTCACGGCTCCCACCAATGATATTGGCGTAGGGCAACTGATGATGGAAGAATTACAAGCAGCTCTGCATATTCCTGTACAGTTAGTTCCTTTAGAAGAATTAGACGATCTCTTGAATCATACGCGATCGGCGACCGTTGTCACCAGTCGCTATTTTTTTGGCGATGCAGAAAACATTGCTGCACCCAAATCAGCGCGGGTAGTTCCTGTAGAAATCTATGATTATGCCCCCGAAGTTGAATTAGTGAAAGGACTACCTAAAGGCACATATTTTGGAGTAGTCAGTCTCTCCCATGGAATTTTACGCGCTGTTGAAGTGATTATTCATAGTTTGCGCGGTGAGGATGTGTTGGTGATGACCGCTCATCGAGACGATCGCTATAAACTTAATGCTATGGTGAGGACGGTTCAGTATGTAGTCAGTGACGTTGCCAGTTATGACGCAGTTAAAGCTGCCCTCCAAGAAGCCAGAGAAGATATTATTCGCCCTCCTCGATTAATTCAAACCCAGAGCTATATCGATCAGTCTTCGATTAACCGCCTGAAGCGAGAACTGGGATTAGACTAA